In Thunnus thynnus chromosome 17, fThuThy2.1, whole genome shotgun sequence, the genomic window ACCTgggtctcactctctctctctctctctctctgtctctctctctctctctcacccttcCTCTCACTGTGCCTCTTTCCCTCTTCCTCTGATGCTCGCCCCTGAAGGCGCCCCTCACTCAGCATTACGCCCTGgaaacaccagcagcagctctggCAAACCGCACACATTCGGACACAGCTACCAGGAAACATTTGATCTTCACACTTCACCACATGAGCaccagtccacacacacacaaacacacacacacacacacacacatatatacacacagacccTTGCATACAGCAGAAGCCTATGTAACATTATACCTTTTATATTGACTCATTTGCAGCTTTGGCAAGTGGGTCATCTGTGCCCGGTGTTGTGCCCACAAGAGTCAGAGCAAATCACAATTGGTTTTGGTTGTCGTTCCTCTGAATACATGGAAGCATAATTTGATCCaattaggtaaataaataaacaatatgcCTTCTGTTCCACGGCCTTAATGCACTTATAATGCATCCCCATCCCCCTACCCCCCGCCAGAGATGTGGTGGAGGGTAAACCCTGCAACTAAACCCACTTTACCCACCTTTCATTTGCTGAAGAGTTAattgatgtcattttataataCATTATTATCGTATTATCCTCTcaaacttctttaaaaaaaaaaaacagttcattgCTCGTGTAGATATGATTTTATAGCAGCACTTGACTAGCTGCAGGTCATAGTTGTTTACTGTATTATCACATTAACACTATTAGACACTTAATAGGCGACCCTGTGGAGTAATCACTATAACACCCCTATAGGGAATCAGTATGGCTGAGATTATGCATTGATCCTATCATACttaactgtactgtatattcacttCCTATACAACTATAATCCTCCTCGTGCAGACTGCTCCCTTCTCCCTTGCATTTCATATTAACTGTAGTTTGGCAGGTGAATGGGATAATTCCCAGATATGATAAGAAAATAGCCTACATCTCTTGAAGCAGCAACACAGGTCAACAATGATGAGTTTTGTTGTTCCACCATTTTAtcttctcccccctctctctctctatctctctctctctctctctctctctctcttctgtttttcctcctttttttctggCTGTGTGAGCGCTAGCGCGGTGACAGATGGCgaagccctcctcctcctcctccaccaccaccaccaccaccacctcctcctcctcctcctctacctcctccaccgcacccccccaccccttctctctctctctctctctctctctctctctctctctctctctctctcctctctctctctctctctctcttcccccgGGAGGGCAAATCTCTCCGAATGCGGGCGCATGTCAATCACCGGGCTCTCCTGTGATGGCTCTTGCCGGTGACGTGCCAGCCATATGGGCGCTGGCATCACAGCCTTAGCTGGTATGTAACCCCGTCCCCGGTAGCTCACAGTTgccacacacgcgcgcacacacacacacacacacacacacatacacacacacacacatacacacacacacatacatacagtacacacatacatacatgttcactcctcactcacacacagactcgCCGAAGACGCACGTTCAGCTCGCAAGCTCCGGTTATTCGAGTGCGCGCGCCGGGAGAGAAGCACCACTAAACAACCCCATCAGAGCCAGAGGAGGAGAGCCGCGCGCTGCTGCCTGCACCTACACACTGATAGGGAGCGTTGGTTCGCTCGCTCATGCGGCCCCTGAAGATGGTCTGAAACTCAAgcgcagtttttttttttttcctctctctctctctctcctatccCCTGTGAAGAGCTCGAGACGAGGTAAGTTGgaacataaacaacaacagtagcaagaaaaaaaaaagaagaaaaaaaaaatctttggaTGCTGAAGCGCAGGTCCAAAATGGAGGAGTAAATTAATCTAATAAACAGATGAacagatgtatttttaatgcaaGGTGGTTCATCTGCGTTTGTTACTGTACtttaaatagcttgttttgGGAAATTAAGGCACCTTTATCGCTCATAATTTGTAGGGTAAAATGCTAATAATCTACTGGCATGAATCCATATGGAAATCTAATGTATAGTCGCCCAATATGTGTGTGACTTTGCTCCTGTGTGTTCCTATTGATCCACGGTATATAGGCTCTTTGCAGAGTCTAAATCTGCTGATGGCACATTTTGGCAAAAATGTCATAAATGGCATGTTGACCAGTTTATTGGATTTCCATATTAGGTGCACAAAATAGCTCCGcactccacctctctctctctctctctctctctctctctctctctctttctctctttctcgctctctttctGCTTGCCCTTCAACTTTTGGCATCCATCTACCTGGATTATAAAAGATAAAGATCAAATGCCACGCTTGAGTCAAAAAAGGCGTCAAAAAGCGACTCCCGGTCCGGGTTTCAACCCCTCCAGGATTATTTTCAGGGAGCAATCTTGGAGAATTGGAGTAGCCCCCCCCTTTTTTTACAACAGCGTCGCGCAGGCTGTAAATAGATCATATCGGACATTAATTTGATTTAGAGATTCCTGCGCCTGGACATTGAATCAGAGAAACAAAAGACGATGAGCAGCACAGATATCAGTAGAAGATTTTGACATCAGCCCCCGCTGCCTCAGCGAAGGACGTCCTCGAGCTTAATGGGAgatttattgatgattttgTCGATGATTTGCACGTCCAATCTCGGAGCAAATGAAAGGGTGGGACAACGCCATTGACTGTGACAGGCGGTGTGCATTATGATTTATCTCTGTTTGTCCAATTTTATCTCCAACAATCTATCTCGACATAACATTGTTTAAACCCACAGTCGTTTGCTGCTCCGGGGGAGTAAATGCATGCAGGCTTTTGcaggatatttgtgtgtttcacgagttgtgttttttttttttttttttttaacgaggGCTAAAAGGATACAAGCGATTTCCATCTGCAAAGGGctgactaaaaaaaaagtgctttgaaATCATGCACTCGTGCATACTGAATTATGTGTGAAATCTATTTCGTGTAAGCTGCATGGTCTGTTAATTAAacgttgttgtgtttttttttctccccccttcTAATTGAGCAAACCTCCTGAGcctgagatttaaaaactagaTTTTGCCCCTGGCACACCCCCCGAGATAATTAACCAACCATCACAGCCTACCTTACCACGGGCTGCAAGTCTATCTGCTGCTGCACTATAATAATAGATGGGAAGTGAAACATGTTAGGGAGGAAGCCAATGGAGGCTTATTGAAGCTGTCAAAGATCACCTCGTCTTTCTGTGATGGGACTGAACTTACTAATCAAGTGGTAGGCTAATCAATTTACTTTTGATTTTAGATTTATTAATAATACACGTTTGCttacttttaaaacattaaatgtacTTCGTTACTgttattttgatgtattttgcGAAAgaatttcatgtatttttatcctaaaaagggaatatttctttctttatgtattataattattattataatgatgattattattgtttcaTCTGACATACGAtagataaaatgttaatattttatttattttaaaagacagtGGGTTATATTTCCTGTTGGCTGCTGCTTTAAGGCCATGGTATTAAAACAGCTTTCCAAGCCTTTTTACAGCTTGAATTAGGATATGTCTATaagctttaatttaataatcAGCGTGACTTTATACGGAGCAAACCTACCAATTAAATAAAATCCCTTTCGCCTCCTCTGAGGAGAGGTGTATGGGTGTAGATGAATAGTGCTGGAATGCAGCCAGCAGTGTATATATATGGGCGTCAGGAGGAGTGAAAGTGGGGGCCCCCCCGTGGGACCTGTAATGTGGCCCCTGCCGCTGGGACCCGCTGCTGAGAGGACGCGAGAGGGCACACGGGATGACAGCAGGGATTTAAATGAGGGATCCGTCTGGCTGTAACCCAGCGTAAAGCTTTTAAGAGctgatttctttctctttttcagccCCCACAAATTTGCACTCTTTGTCCTGTAGGTGAAAATAACGACTCTGATGGTAAAATGATATTAAAAGTCAAGCAGCGACAGTAGTCTAGTTAATAGTTTTATTGACCTTACACCGagaatttaatacattttcagtggGATTTATAATATAGGGCCAATATTGGGATGTTTATGGTGACGTGCACTATAGAGagtttaatctttttttctagTATGGAGCCATTTCTTCGTTTTCTTATTATGCAGCTACTTAGACACTCTGTACATGTCCTGTGCTTGTGAGGCCTCGTTTTcgatttctttttctctcctctccagaGCCACAATGTTGACGAGGCTTTTCAGTGACCCCTCGCTGCTTCCCGACGTGCAGAAATACTCCGGCTGGGCGGAGGACAGCGAAGGCGAGGGTCCCCGGATCAAAGATGAGGACCATGAGGTAACCCAGGACGACATGGATTCTTCTGAGCTGAGAGGAGATAGCCGGACGCACTCGGAGCACGCCGGGGAAGACGACGAGGACGacgaggtggaggaggaggacgacggAGAGGATACAGAGGGGGACAGGCCCAAGAAAAGGGGCCCCAAGAAGCGCAAGATGACCCAGGCCCGCATCGAGCGCTCCAAGATGCGGCGGACAAAGGCCAACGCGCGAGAGCGGACCCGCATGCACGACCTGAACTCTGCGCTCGACAATCTGCGTAAAGTGGTGCCATGCTACTCCAAAACGcaaaaactgtccaaaatcGAGACACTGCGGTTGGCCAAAAACTATATCTGGGCCCTGTCGGAGATATTGCGCTCTGGGAAAAGGCCCGACCTTGTGTCCTACGTCCAGACGCTGTGCAAGGGACTCTCCCAGCCCACGACCAACCTGGTGGCGGGATGCCTGCAGCTGAACTCCCGTAACTTCCTAACCGAGCAGCAGTGTCAGGACGGGAGCAGGTACGGGTCCGGCTCCTTCTCCATGCATTCCTACCCGTACCAGTGCGCGCGTCTCTCCAGCCCCCACTGCCAGCCGGGCTCGAACTCGCATCCGCTGAGGACGCACGGCTACTGCTCGACTTACGACTCTCTCTACGGTGGGAGCGGGTCCCCGGAGTATAACAGTCCTGAATACGAGGGGCCCCTCAGCCCGCCCCTGTGCATCAATGGCAACTTTTCCCTGAAGCACCAAGGCTCTGCGTCCCCCGAAAACGAGAAGGGGTACCACTACTCTATGCATTACTCCGGCCTGCCTGGCTCCAGACCCAGCGGTGCCCACAACCTGGTGTTTGGCTCCTCGGGGACCCGGAGCGGCATTCACTCTGAAAACGTCCTGCCTTACCACGACATGCACTTACACCACGAACGGGCCCCCGTGTATGACGAACTGAACGCGTTTtttcacaattaaaaaaaaaaaaaagagaagcctATCGTGCGTCCCCTTGCAATCAACAATCTATCCACGGCACACTTTTTGACAAACTTACCTGTCAGGATTTAGGAATTCTGGAGAGATGTTTCACTCGTTGTCattagtgtttttcttttaatttattcagtgttcaattttgtttttggtttgctTTAGTCAGGGATGTAGTGGAGGGCAATCCATCTAACCCACACTCTTGTTATGAGCAACTGAATTTTTCAGCTTTTAAGGCTGATATAAATCTCTAAGAGGAATTTTGATTGAACAAATCCTATCAAGATCTATATGAAAATAAGGGAAAATTCAaattatcaatgtttttaaaaatgtgatttgtgtttgtatcgGTGGCTGTTTGCATTTTGATTCCTGAGAAGTCAAAGTTTACCcacttatttatttaccacTACATCACTGGCTACAGCTACACCCTGACATTGGCGGTGGTTTTCTAATATTACGAAATTAGAAATAAATCACTGAACAAGCTATAATGCAAATCACATTTACTCGCCTATACGTGCGAGATTTGGGAGgttgggaattttttttttttaggaatgcaaaggaaaatgcagaaaaaaaaaaatgtgctggGTTgggttgtttaaaaaaaaaaaaaaaaaaaaaagatctgttCTCCAGCAAATCAATCGTTTCGCATCTATGCAAAACCCAACGACACCACAGAGCGAGGCAACAAGGCCCAGAGAGACACTGTATGATTCATCAGCACTGTTGCTGCacacatactacacacacacacacacacacacacacacacacacacacacacacacttgggaATCAAAACCCAACAGATCTGACAATGGCTGAATTGgccaaaatgtttaaaactgaaaaatgaaatgaaatgaaaatacaatgaaatcagacattttttctcattttcatttttttactcttatttattcatattacCCCTGTTCTTCTAATTGAGCCATTGCACtgtaattttctttcaaattcAATTTTGGTTCAATACTTTCCTTTTGATTTGCAATCTGCTATGTTGAATaggtttatattattattattattattattattattattattattattattattattattattattattactattattattattattattgcacgtatttattgtgttgttttttgcaATGGATGTTAATAGTCTATGGAAATGAAGGGATCCCATGTGTtgctgagctttttttttttcataaaattcaAGTCTTTCAACTTTGTATTCAACCAACTGTgtggtaaaataaaatgacaataaatgagATTGTGCAACttgattttccttcttttaCATCTACGGAAGCCTCGGCAgcctattttaaaaaatgcgGTATTAATAGCTTTCCTTTGAAGAGTGATTGATAATTCGTTTTTATATCGACTTTAAATGGCTCTTTGTATTTGGAGCATattgaaattataaaaaaaaagatgtaactTAAACCTACATCAGTCTTTGTATTAGTCGATAATGACAGTGATGCTGAGCAGGCCTGGTGCCACAACCTGCAGGAGTTCCTCACAGAGCCTTGGGGCCTTAATCCAATAAACCAGGACAGGAGGGAGAGGGCAGTATTGTCACTCCTCCTGATGAAATAAATTGGTGCCAATGAGTCATTTTGCTTGGCGGACAGTTCGATTTTTATAAAgcaatctttaaaaaaaaaacgcgtggattgattttatttgcagaCATTTGTTATGTACATTTGGAGACTCTACAGGCTGATCAGAGCACTCTGGTTAACAACTACAAATAGTGCAGGTTAATTGATGCCAAGCACCGCATTCAAGGTCATCAGAGTAATAATGGAGATATTTTAGGACAGGATGTGAGGAGGGCGTTTGTTTCAGCACCGCGGAGAGCTcccgcagctgccgcctggctCTGTTTTAAAAGGTTCAAGCTTAAACTTTGGTAAAAATCCAAACAATTCAAGCAAACTGTAAGCAATATGATAATACTGCAACACATGATGGACTCTTCATTCACTCCATATGCTGTAGGACATgttgaacacattttcaggagGTGTCTTTAGATTTTATCCTAACATAGGCtatctaaaacacacacacacacacacacgtcctgCAGGTCTGTTGGTTTCACACCAGAGGCCCTGTAGAATATCACGAAGCGAGATTAGTATGTTAGCCAGCTATCTTTGGGTTTAACTCAGGTTTTCCGGTATCAAGAAGCTGGCTCACTTTTAACTGGTATAAATCACCATGGCaacttatgctgaacagctaacctgctccggagcagtttaacttcagaggatcagatcacaacctgtcaacaccccgaccactgaccaatcagatcactgggggaaaaaaagagtcatcattcctacaggatcccgacatggacaaaagttcagagtttaaaataaagtgacatgtaaaaatgagcaatatataattttatagatcagtggaaacattttattgttccaggctttatatttccactctgcttttaaaacagagcttctaacaaacggaGAGATCTTTaatgacactaaacacataataatgattttagctgcattttaattgtgcaaagtttattttatacCTGGAGTGAAAGCTGACAGTGTgaatgattttacactctgattccatcgctgcagctcagaataacttGAGACAAATGTGTGATgataattggaaataaaaacaaaagattgtctttcattagaaaaataatccacacagtgttaattggctcccatgattataaatgtgaCACTGCGGTCAGATAGACTTCATCAGTTATTGactacttttccactctgtGCTTTTGTAACAGAAACAGTCTGGTATTacatttaagtttttttatgtgacatattcagaatggtttcttcatcatccaactaaatagcaaaaaatactcactcAATACTTAAGCCATATATAATAATACCTATATGTATTTTAAGCTtaagcctacttttaatattggaaattatttctagtgtttctacatcttcttattctgttgtgtGATTACAggcttgtttacatttcactttgttgaatatgactttttaatgtccctaaaacagaagttttccGCAGGTACTTGGTATcatatgaagtacttcattcatggttccgGTGATGTGGATCGTAATTAACAAtcccgcctctttcacatgaacgtgCTTGTAGCtggaaaacccagagttgactgagctagttgataaccagcttcgtGATACTGGTTTTCTGGACGACCAGTGtcaggctcagtgaagccagctcACCCAAAGAGAGCCAGACTGAGTTGATTCAGGCCTCAGGTCACGTCAAAGCagaagaaatgacaaaaataatgatttaaaaaaaaatgtaataaaaacacacctgtAGTGTTTTTTGATGCATCGTATATTCCTCAGATTTTGTATTGGGCTACTTGTTGGGCAACGAAAACGAATCTCAACAAAAGAAGGttattatttcttgttttttcttcttccaaaaATTCATAATTGCGGCTTTGTGATAACACAAGACATTATCTTTGATTTCCATCATTCGAGGATGCATTAAACATCAGATATAAATTATGAAGTCGCCTCCCGTTCATATAGTTTCACCTCCTGTAactttaaacacacatttcatattaatgtcatacatttttaaaaaaacagaatgattGAGACAGCAATTTCCATTCGTGGGCTGTTTAAATGAATTACATCTGTATGTttattaaatatacagtatgttaaccTAACACACGCTTTCTATGGTCTCACACACAGTGAAGGGGGGGCAGCCGTTGCCACCCCGGCTGGGTTTGGAGCGCTGCCCCGGGACCCATATGTTCCCCAAAATGTCCTGGGTGCTCTCTGCTGTAAGGATACACACAGGCTTTGGGTGGCGGGATGACGGTGACCAACTTCATACCAGCAACACGGACTTAGTCTTAACTGACTATTTTATTTGGAATAAAACGGTGTGAAATATCAgctgaggggttttttttggaaagaatgACCACTGCTCGACGCAGGAATcttgttttgattatttaaatgtagtGTGAGGatcagttaaataaaaatacaggaatacaatatttaaaaaggAGCATTTTTTGCTGGCCAATCTGAAAATATTCTGTCTGTCATCATTTATTCCTACAGTTTTTCAAGTGATCTCTTTATATTTGAAAGTTTCAAAGTGTGGATGGTAAAGGAATGACTGTTGTGTATAAGACACACAGTACattgatatatattttaaattagtttCAATTGACACTTTCAATTATAACGTGCAATAATATTTCAATACAATACAGAGGGCAATATATAGTAAATAATAAACTAACCTGCAGACAAatcgttttttaaaaaaaaaaaaaaaaaaggttgttaaTGCCTTTAAACGCCccttgaaaaataaacttgataaaGATTAAAAGGTGAATAAAGAAGAcatcttaatttttttaattaaaaaatgaaatttgtGAAGGTTGCATATACTTACTGCAGAATTCGTTCTGTGCACAGGAGAAATTGGTTTTATAGTGCTTTACATCTCAACATCATTCTGTAAAGATGCATCATGGTGGGACGTTTGATGGTGTAATGCatgacatattttaataattctgCATCAGGTAATAAATTCTGATTTACTTGCAGTGTTTCGTTTttctggtgtgtgttttttttttaatcttaataaATCTCTTGCTCATGTCTTTCAGGTTCAGCATAAAAACACTACCTTATATTACATACAATATGGTCCATTTGGCAGGCGTTTCTACCTGTGAGTACATTCATTTAGTAATAGTGTCCCTGGTGTGAATCAAAAAAACCGGAGCTCTGCAGTGTTGGTTCAGGCTTTAGGTCTCAAACCACCGAAGTGAACCACCGCAGAAACCCCGAGGCccactctgatttttttttgttacaccTTTCTGTTAGTTGTAGGCCTCTCTCTATATTATATTTTTGGCCTCATcagcaaagaaaaaagttgCAAGGATGTGTGGAGGAGCCGGTCCAAGAAGTGAAGCCAGCCAGCGGTGGGAGAGGGCATCTATCAAAATACTCCCCGATcccccacaccaccaccaccacctcctccacctccttctcctcctcctcctcctcctcctcttcctccacagtccggagagagtgagagagagagagaggctggcAGGCTGGCGGAGGAGAGCCGTGCCAAGTCCCTTAATGTtccccagcagcagcaccaggaGCTCCGGAGAGGACAACCCAGTGTGTGCGCCAGTGTGCCAGTTCACCGGGCCAAAGTGGCACTGCTGGGAGGAGTCGATGTTTCTTTCCTAATTTTTGCAGCATCTGTTCATTATCCAGGACGTTTAAAAACGAGAGCGCTCATCCCGAGTAACCCCTtcgccacacacacaaacacacacgcagatacACAGCAgtaaagcattttttttgtgaagagTTGATCTATGAATATTTATCTCCCtctaatgttattttatatgaGCTCATGCATTGGAAGAAGGATAAGTTGCATCCTCAGAATTAAGCTGTGTTAACAGTCCTTACATGTGGTAACCTTGCAACAAATCAGGCtattggcacacacacacagagagagacacacacactcacacacacgtttgCACGAGtttaaaagtgacatttttggaatttttatttaatctgattattttaagACTGTTTTTAAGCTTTGATTTCGGGTGAAATTTTCAGAAATTGGGGCAAATGTGTTAATTGGATGACCTCATGTTTTCTAACTTCTCACTGTTAATCATTGCTGCCAGTTACAAACAGTTATCTTTATAGTTGCACGTCtattgaaatgtgtgtgtgtgtgtgtgtgtgtgtgtgtgtgtgtgtatcatacCATCAAACTGACCAACACTTTAATTAAGATGTGtcacaccttttttttaaaataataaaaaacacataaaaactcaTTTAAGTGACATAAAATGATGACGCAGCATCTAAGATTTGTCGAAATATGAAAGAGTTCAcaagtgttttgtttgcttttacaCATTTTCCACAAACTTTATGAAATTGTTTCACATTGTTTGGTGAATTAATCATTTACGACCTTATTTGCTACATCTTTGTAAATAAAAGTCTCACCAATAAGTTGAATTTTCAGTCAGTTTGACttaagaagaaaagaaaaaaacttacAGTGACACTCTGTGCTCCACTCAGGATGAAAAGTGATTGAATGAATCTCGCTGTTTAAATTATCGTGTTCGTGCCCACTCTTTTTCTCACTCAACttggtaggaaaaaaaaaatcaagagtgTTTGTCCGACATAACAGTCAATAGTGCGATTATCAAAATGTCACATGTACTATGGTGTGTGAATACCAATTAACGTCTAGCTAAAATAATAACcgtgtggggtttttttcccccttaaaaTGCAGATATCAGATAATAACATGGATATAAAATATGTGAGGAATAAACACGTTTAGGATTCAAtgcagagaagaggaaaagataATCTGGCCATGGAGATTTTGAGCATTTGCAATCTGtcagtgattaaaaaaacaaaccacgAGGCAATGCAGCTGAAATGGACAGagctttgatttaaaaagaaaaaaaaaaaaatgcaacccacacacacaccaatcatatttgaataatttatgtGCACGAAAAAAAAATGCACGAAAAAGAAGGTATGAGGACGTAAACATTTGTGAACTTCTCTGACACCTGCTGCAAACTCAAAATGTTACACATGTGCACAGAGGAAACAATCGAGCACACTTTGCCAGACTGTATGCCAGTGCCCCCCACAATGCCAGACACGGGAGCGGGTCTGTCACTGGCAGCCCATTCAGAGGAAATTCCACAACATCTGTTTGTTATCACACAATGGGGCACGGTGCAGCACGGGCAGTGGGGCAGAAGACGACGCAGAAGCTAAACTGAGAGTGTGGTACTGCTGGAGGTCCTGCCAAGGGAGAAACAAGGGtttcaggaggaggaggtagagaggagaggggggtgaaggagagggggtgggggggggagcaGGGAAGAACCGGAGCACACCGGGTAGAGGTGGGGTGAAAAGACAGAGGTGGAGATCCGGGTGTGCGCCAGGTAGGTTTGAGGCCTTTGGCGGGTGGCCAGATAGGTTTTGCCGGGGTTTGGGTGGTGCCAGATGTTGTACGAGGAGGGTGGGGAGGTTGTGGGTTTGTTCAGAGAGTTTGACTACAGAGTGAAAGCAAAAAGTCTTCTTGACCTGTCCGACAGCTCTGATTCATCCTCACTGAGGCCCAGTTCCGGTATGCTCCGGAGGGTCCGGTGGCGGGGCGTGGCTGGCCCCTGTTTAGGAGGTTAAGTAGGAGCGTGCACTGGGACGCAACTGGATCAGaagtgagggggggggggtggaggagggggtgCGGGGGTCGTTGCTGGTCTGCACAGATggcatgtgtgcgtgcgtgtgtgcgtgcgcgtgtgttaTGATAGGGTTGGATGATGCCCTGGTCACATGGGCAGCAGTAATTGGCCTCCATATTGACCAGTTTGCAGCGCTGGGGGGCGGGCAGTCTCCCAGCTGGACCTGTCAGATGGCATCGCATCCACCTCACTGATCACCCCCCGGACGACCTCCGCACCTCTCCCCGTTTCCTTTCATCTCGGCCTTctccttcatcccttcatctcGGCTTCTCTCCGTCACCTTTAATCTCCCGTTGCCCGCCTCTTCTGCCATCACAGGGATGACCTGCTCTGTCCATCAATGCCGCTGCTCACAGCTCCTCCAAACTTAAAACAAGGACTCTATTTTTAGTCTAGTTGAgatctgctgttttgttttgttttttccattgcAGCTATCTGTCTTCAAGAATTTTCCTAATACAACATCTTTTGATAGCTATACCTGCTGCTGATGATTTGATTGACACTCATAGTTGGTGGCAGGTTATGAATGCATGTGCGTTTTTCTCCTCATGTGCCAAAAATTGGAAACTTTAAAGAATTAAAGAAGCACTGATAGGTTTGGGTGGCAGAACCCTTTTTGGACTTGCTGGACTGAATCTTGAAATGAGGCGGATCATCT contains:
- the LOC137168439 gene encoding neurogenic differentiation factor 2-like, whose protein sequence is MLTRLFSDPSLLPDVQKYSGWAEDSEGEGPRIKDEDHEVTQDDMDSSELRGDSRTHSEHAGEDDEDDEVEEEDDGEDTEGDRPKKRGPKKRKMTQARIERSKMRRTKANARERTRMHDLNSALDNLRKVVPCYSKTQKLSKIETLRLAKNYIWALSEILRSGKRPDLVSYVQTLCKGLSQPTTNLVAGCLQLNSRNFLTEQQCQDGSRYGSGSFSMHSYPYQCARLSSPHCQPGSNSHPLRTHGYCSTYDSLYGGSGSPEYNSPEYEGPLSPPLCINGNFSLKHQGSASPENEKGYHYSMHYSGLPGSRPSGAHNLVFGSSGTRSGIHSENVLPYHDMHLHHERAPVYDELNAFFHN